The Pyrenophora tritici-repentis strain M4 chromosome 2, whole genome shotgun sequence genome window below encodes:
- a CDS encoding actin translates to MGSRLHNAPIVIDNGSGTIRAGFAGEDVPKCFFPSYVGRPKHVRTMAGALEGDVFIGPQAQQYRGLFKINYPLEHGIVTDWDDMERIWQYVYTEGLRTVSEDHPVLLTEPPLNPRENRDTAAQILFETFNVPALYTSVQAVLSLYASGKTTGLVLDSGDGVSHAVPVFQGFAIPNSIRRIDVAGRDVTEHFQQLLRKSGRIFHTSAEKETVKTIKQETGYVALDPAKEEKDWSGSSRSEGKSIEYILPDGQRLKIGAERFRAPEILFNPEIIGLEYPGVHQIVVEAIHRTDMDLRKALYGNIVLSGGSTLTKGFGNRLLHEVQRLAVKDMRIKILAPPERIYTTWTGGSILAGLSTFKKMWVEKDEWQENPDIIHTKFA, encoded by the exons ATGGGCTCCAGATTACACAATGCGCCCATTGTGATAGACAACGGCAGCGGCACCATTCGGGCTGGTTTCGCAGGCGAAGATGTGCCTAAATGCTTTTTCCCGTCATATGTAGGACGGCCAAAGCATGTGCGGACGATGGCGGGTGCATTGGAGGGGGATGTATTCATAGGCCCACAGGCGCAGCAATATAGGGGGCTCTTCAAGATCAACTACCCGCTGGAGCATGGCATAGTCACAGACTGGGACGACATGGAGCGGATATGGCAGTACGTCTACACAGAGGGCCTGCGGACTGTCAGCGAAGAT CACCCGGTACTCCTCACCGAACCTCCCCTAAACCCTCGAGAGAACCGCGATACGGCTGCGCAGATCCTATTCGAGACGTTTAATGTGCCGGCCTTGTACACATCCGTCCAAGCCGTGCTCTCACTATACGCCTCGGGCAAGACCACAGGACTCGTTCTAGATTCTGGAGATGGCGTGTCGCACGCCGTACCCGTCTTCCAGGGCTTCGCCATACCCAACAGCATCAGGAGGATAGACGTGGCAGGCAGGGATGTCACGGAACATTTTCAACAGCTACTGCGCAAGAGCGGGCGCATTTTTCACACCAGCGCTGAGAAGGAGACGGTCAAGACGATCAAGCAGGAGACGGGCTACGTGGCACTCGACCCGGCCAAGGAGGAGAAGGACTGGTCAGGTTCCTCCCGCTCAGAGGGCAAGAGCATCGAGTACATACTTCCCGACGGACAGAGGCTGAAG ATTGGCGCAGAGCGGTTCCGAGCACCGGAGATTCTGTTCAACCCCGAGATCATCGGTCTGGAGTACCCTGGTGTGCACCAAATCGTTGTGGAGGCGATACACAGGACCGACATGGACCTGCGGAAAGCTCTCTATGGCAACATTGTGCTCTCTGGGGGTTCCACACTGACAAAGGGATTCGGAAACCGGCTGCTCCACGAGGTGCAAAGACTGGCGGTGAAGGACATGAGGATCAAGATCTTAGCACCTCCTGAGCGCATCTACACCACATGGACTGGCGGCAGCATTCTTGCGGGCCTGAGCACATTCAAAAAG ATGTGGGTAGAAAAAGACGAGTGGCAGGAGAACCCAGACATCATCCACACCAAATTCGCATAG
- a CDS encoding DUF3602 multi-domain protein, whose amino-acid sequence MVNFHISEPHPSASAYMYSGRGGAGNAMRIKTTEITPGPTATGPASRTKLPPPPTNAFYATGRGGAGNMKRSERAIFSFDEELQQQERLRTQQAPVYHIGRGGAGNLVDEMKPRTQRLNSASSTTSASSVESEKDGVRRSVEHAWQRLSRQFSHQ is encoded by the coding sequence ATGGTCAACTTCCACATCAGCGAGCCTCACCCATCCGCCTCCGCCTACATGTACTCCGGCCGTGGCGGTGCCGGTAACGCTATGCGCATCAAGACCACCGAGATCACCCCGGGTCCCACGGCCACTGGCCCAGCCTCGCGCACTAAGCTCCCTCCCCCACCCACCAACGCCTTCTACGCTACCGGTCGTGGAGGCGCTGGCAACATGAAGAGGTCTGAACGCGCCATCTTCAGCTTCGACGAAGAGCTTCAGCAACAAGAGCGTCTCCGCACTCAACAAGCACCCGTCTACCACATTGGCCGTGGCGGTGCCGGCAACCTCGTCGACGAGATGAAGCCCCGAACTCAACGTCTCAACTCTGCCTCCTCAACCACCAGCGCCTCGAGCGTGGAGAGCGAGAAGGACGGCGTACGAAGGAGCGTTGAGCACGCGTGGCAGCGCCTAAGCAGGCAATTCTCCCACCAGTAG
- a CDS encoding Tex, Transcriptional accessory protein, with protein MAQYFDTIADVGSDEEEDEDFDGEAGEAGEPRPKKTNGTNGIDDSSEEEDDDDEDRLRQASYSEGEGFVVDEEEDEEDEVAERRRRRKKKRKNRDEEEALDDEDLDLIGVEVERPAEEQGKTRFKRLKRGHKERVKSRGVDDIFSDEDVNEDYDEPRRIGGDEFDDFIEDDKFEDEIEDDRDVTQPGINLITKGLQAAGLDEGAEEDYRAAFGDGTDYDWALEMQEAEEEEQAGEGRELQLKDVFEPSQLQERMLTDEDNVIRETDIPERLQLARKPFKEIELTPEDMQARLTEEATWISNMLWPKKGLPRYFSQPFEKAVRKVLEFINIEDYEVPFIFNHRKDYLIHAPSDHDDYDDIDNPPPMDARPERLLNQADLWEVFDLDLKFRAFAEKRDALRQNYENLKAVYSEITDTEIEELSNRAATIEEIQELQDYLHYKYSQELNEVRQELNGTQKRANNARNFFDKLRSGKALQLVKAIGITPDDFAKKVDGTNTGAHTIEDPPYKVEELADQLAEAPETGATLLRSTRLLFVQDLQMCSRLRRYLRASFYQNAEIDCLRTDKGMRTITEDNPYYEFKYLRRVTFGDLQGRPDLFLKMLKAESEGLMQVRITMGNYPNFKSRLHKEIVSEGVSDVSDTWNALRKELLDTALDKLQGVIANGVKETLRARCEDELAASARENYYNKLDQAPYKLKTAPLGSVPNVLCLSNGSGMRGDAIMWAYVENDGRVLEHGRLIDMRLGNPERNIPEGQDVEKLVDVIQRRRPDVIGVSGFSVETRKLYKDIQEIINQRGLTGPAYEDEDTGEERNEPLEIILVNDEVARLYHTSARAIAEFPKHPALTRYCIALGRYLQNPLAEYASLGKDIVSIPFIPNQTLIPQDKLLDRLETAMVDMVNLVGIDLPETYDDKYLSKLIPYVCGLGPRKADRLIKAIQANSDEILSRFDLLGVSESRDLKAAMGPKVFQNCASFLYIPYDATEESSDYLDYTRVHPEDYDLARKMVADALNMDEEDVKAETDEGGPSAVVRKMVREETTDLVNDLALEDYAAEIERNFGQRKRATLETIRAELDNPYEEIRQMFAMLSGDELFTMLTGETKDSLYEGMVVPVTIRRTFPDHIEVKLECGIEAGVSESEFPEGVGGGGQEPRHVFSTHQIVRARILYLNRKALTAQLSLRGDLIRQPEKKRFERAAGEWDEAQEAQDKKAAEKEKEVATGRPNRVVNHPLFFAFNTVQAEEYLGGKETGDLVIRPSSKGFDHLVVTWKVSNNAYQHLDVLEMNKPNQFSLGKQLKIGKHTYSDLDELIVNHVEAMARKVTEITRDDRFQPGTREDAEKWLGNYCQANPLRSMYAFCSMPKYPGHFWICFQMSAKGPKGAWPIKVVPNAFELQKHVYPDMVALKNGFKMLVTAAKQAAPRR; from the exons ATGGCGCAATACTTTGACACAATCGCCGATGTGGGcagcgatgaggaggaggatgaggacTTCGATGGCGAGGCTGGTGAGGCTGGCGAGCCCAGGCCTAAAAAGACAAATGGCACCAACGGCATCGACGACTCCAGCGAGGAGGaagacgatgatgatgaggaccGACTCCGACAGGCAAGTTATAGT GAAGGTGAAGGCTTCGTCGTTgacgaggaggaggacgaagaagacgaagtCGCAGAACGGCGGCGACGgcgcaagaagaagagaaagaaCCGCGATGAGGAAGAAGCCCTCGACGACGAAGATCTTGATCTGATCGGCGTTGAAGTGGAGCGTCCAGCGGAAGAACAG GGGAAGACGAGATTCAAGCGCCTCAAGCGTGGCCACAAAGAGCGCGTCAAGTCCCGCGGTGTCGACGACATTTTCTCCGACGAAGACGTAAACGAGGACTACGACGAACCGCGGCGTATTGGCGGCGATGAATTCGACGATTTTATTGAGGACGACAAATTTGAAGATGAGATCGAAGACGACCGCGACGTTACGCAGCCGGGCATAAACCTGATAACCAAAGGACTACAGGCTGCTGGGCTGGATGAGGGAGCCGAAGAAGACTACAGAGCCGCGTTCGGTGATGGCACAGACTATGATTGGGCGTTGGAGATGCAAGAGGCGGAAGAGGAAGAGCAAGCTGGCGAAGGCCGTGAGCTCCAACTCAAGGATGTCTTCGAGCCATCGCAGCTACAAGAGCGTATGCTTACGGATGAGGACAACGTCATTCGCGAGACCGATATCCCGGAGCGCCTGCAGCTAGCCCGAAAGCCCTTCAAGGAAATCGAACTCACACCAGAGGACATGCAGGCACGTCTGACCGAGGAAGCCACCTGGATCAGCAACATGCTGTGGCCGAAGAAAGGTCTCCCGAGATATTTTTCACAGCCCTTCGAAAAAGCCGTGCGTAAAGTTCTCGAGTTCATCAACATCGAGGACTACGAAGTTCCCTTCATCTTCAACCACCGAAAAGACTATCTCATTCATGCACCCAGCGATCACGATGACTATGACGACATAGACAACCCACCTCCCATGGACGCGCGACCAGAGCGTCTGCTCAACCAGGCTGACCTCTGGGAGGTCTTTGACTTGGACCTCAAGTTCAGGGCTTTTGCTGAGAAGCGTGACGCCCTAAGGCAAAACTATGAGAACCTGAAGGCCGTTTACTCTGAGATTACAGATACCGAAATCGAGGAGTTGTCAAACCGCGCCGCCACAATCGAAGAGATCCAAGAACTTCAGGACTATCTGCACTACAAGTATTCGCAGGAGTTGAACGAGGTCCGCCAGGAATTGAATGGAACGCAGAAGCGTGCCAACAACGCACGCAACTTCTTCGACAAGCTGCGGAGCGGGAAGGCACTCCAACTCGTCAAGGCGATTGGCATCACACCAGATGACTTTGCGAAGAAGGTTGACGGAACAAACACTGGCGCGCACACGATTGAAGATCCCCCTTACAAGGTCGAGGAACTCGCTGATCAGCTGGCCGAAGCCCCAGAGACGGGCGCCACTCTGCTCAGATCCACCAGGTTACTGTTCGTGCAAGATTTGCAAATGTGCTCACGGCTGCGCAGATACTTGCGCGCTAGCTTCTACCAAAACGCTGAGATTGACTGTCTTCGTACTGACAAGGGCATGCGCACAATTACTGAAGACAACCCGTACTATGAGTTTAAGTACCTGCGTCGAGTCACCTTTGGCGATCTCCAGGGCCGCCCAGACCTCTTCCTCAAGATGTTGAAGGCTGAATCTGAAGGTCTCATGCAAGTTAGAATCACCATGGGCAACTACCCGAACTTCAAGTCGCGTCTTCACAAAGAGATTGTCTCTGAGGGTGTCAGCGACGTTTCCGATACTTGGAACGCTCTCCGCAAAGAATTGCTTGATACGGCTCTAGATAAGCTACAAGGTGTTATTGCGAACGGCGTCAAGGAAACGCTGCGTGCTCGATGCGAGGATGAACTTGCCGCCTCGGCAAGAGAaaactactacaacaagctcgaccaGGCACCCTACAAGTTGAAGACTGCACCTCTCGGATCTGTTCCTAATGTTCTCTGCCTATCGAACGGCAGCGGCATGCGCGGCGACGCCATCATGTGGGCTTATGTCGAAAACGATGGTCGCGTCTTAGAGCATGGCCGTTTGATCGATATGCGTCTTGGCAACCCGGAGCGTAACATTCCTGAAGGCCAAGACGTCGAGAAACTGGTTGATGTCATCCAGCGTCGCCGTCCAGACGTCATCGGTGTCAGTGGCTTCTCAGTCGAGACTCGCAAATTGTACAAGGACATCCAGGAAATCATCAACCAGCGTGGCTTGACAGGTCCGGCATACGAGGACGAGGATACTGGTGAAGAGAGGAATGAACCTCTTGAGATCATCCTGGTCAACGATGAGGTTGCCCGCTTATACCACACCAGTGCTCGAGCGATCGCAGAGTTCCCCAAACATCCAGCGCTGACGAGGTACTGTATCGCCCTTGGAAGGTACCTGCAAAATCCTCTCGCAGAATACGCATCTCTCGGCAAAGACATTGTTTCCATCCCTTTCATACCCAACCAGACTTTAATACCCCAAGACAAACTTCTAGACCGCCTGGAAACAGCCATGGTGGACATGGTCAACCTCGTCGGAATCGACCTACCGGAGACATATGACGACAAGTACCTGTCCAAGTTAATACCCTACGTGTGCGGTCTGGGACCGCGCAAAGCCGACAGGCTGATCAAGGCAATCCAAGCTAATAGCGATGAGATCCTTTCGCGGTTCGACCTCCTTGGTGTATCTGAGTCCCGAGATCTCAAGGCGGCCATGGGACCCAAGGTCTTCCAGAACTGTGCAAGTTTCTTGTACATCCCTTACGACGCGACCGAAGAATCATCGGACTACCTGGATTACACCCGAGTACATCCCGAAGATTACGATCTTGCACGAAAGATGGTTGCTGATGCTTTGAACATGGACGAGGAAGATGTAAAGGCAGAGACCGACGAGGGCGGTCCCAGCGCCGTTGTTAGGAAAATGGTGCGGGAAGAGACCACCGATCTAGTCAATGATCTTGCTCTTGAAGACTACGCTGCGGAGATTGAGAGGAATTTTGGACAGCGCAAGCGTGCGACACTCGAAACCATTCGGGCTGAGCTGGACAACCCCTACGAAGAGATCCGACAGATGTTCGCGATGCTGTCTGGTGATGAGTTGTTCACGATGTTGACTGGTGAGACCAAGGACTCCTTGTACGAGGGTATGGTCGTCCCTGTTACCATCAGGCGCACTTTCCCAGATCACATTGAAGTGAAGCTGGAGTGTGGCATTGAAGCTGGCGTCTCTGAGTCAGAGTTCCCAGAGGgtgttggtggtggtgggcAAGAGCCTCGCCACGTTTTCTCCACCCACCAGATTGTACGCGCACGCATTTTGTACCTGAACCGGAAAGCACTTACTGCACAACTATCGCTCAGGGGCGACCTTATCCGACAACCGGAAAAGAAGCGTTTCGAGCGAGCAGCCGGAGAATGGGATGAGGCACAAGAAGCTCAGGACAAGAAGGCAGCcgagaaggagaaggaggttGCAACTGGCCGACCCAATCGTGTCGTCAACCACCCGCTCTTCTTTGCGTTCAACACGGTGCAAGCTGAAGAGTACCTTGGTGGCAAAGAGACTGGTGACCTTGTCATTCGTCCTTCGTCCAAGGGTTTCGATCATTTGGTCGTTACATGGAAGGTCTCCAACAACGCCTACCAACATCTCGATGTCTTGGAGATGAACAAGCCAAACCAGTTTTCCCTCGGCAAGCAGCTCAAGATTGGAAAGCACACATACTCCGATCTCGACGAGTTGATCGTCAACCATGTGGAAGCCATGGCGCGCAAGGTCACCGAAATCACACGAGACGATCGATTCCAACCCGGTACTCGGGAAGACGCCG AAAAATGGCTAGGAAACTACTGTCAAGCCAACCCGTTACGCTCCATGTACGCTTTCTGCAGCATGCCCAAATACCCCGGTCACTTCTGGATCTGCTTCCAAATGAGCGCAAAGGGACCAAAGGGCGCGTGGCCCATCAAGGTGGTGCCCAACGCGTTCGAGCTACAGAAACATGTCTACCCTGATATGGTCGCGCTAAAGAACGGTTTCAAGATGTTGGTCACGGCGGCGAAGCAGGCGGCTCCCAGGCGGTAG
- a CDS encoding SPS1, Serine-threonine protein kinase: MAESSFKQKTMKRKNVKGLALSAPPPKPAPSAGDAQIPGARANDERQDTLEIGVEFQLDLKAEDLIVLRELGSGNGGTVSKVQHAATKVIMARKVIHVEAKNEVRKRIVRELRIMHDCNSDYIVDFYGAFQNSSGDVIMCMEYMDVGSLDWVSRTFGPVRVDVLGKISEAVLGGLAYLYSAHRIMHRDLKPSNILVNSKGNIKLCDFGVSSELEGSIAETFVGTGTYMAPERIQGSPYTVKSDVWSVGLTLMELAIGKFPFAGSGDDDEAGGPQGILDLLQQIVLEPSPKLPKSDAFPSILEDMIAKCLMKDPAERPTPKELYEHDAFLQAAKRTPVDLEAWAISMIEHNKRKSHLAPAAPAATIKEKLRERSPPSKRDSNDPRQRVANGDSDAAPRRPSQSSRTNSTSSVNVMNLPMRPAPPVDGPGSRPGSRGPAANGLPAQPRRWNNEVQ; this comes from the exons ATGGCCGAATCATCCTTCAAGCAGAAGacgatgaagaggaagaaTGTAAAGGGACTCGCACTCAGCGCTCCACCGCCAAAGCCGGCGCCCTCCGCGGGAGACGCCCAAATACCCGGCGCCCGCGCCAACGACGAGAGACAGGACACGCTGGAGATTGGCGTCGAATTCCAACTGGATCTCAAGGCAGAAGACCTGATAGTATTGCGGGAATTGGGGTCAGGTAATGGAGGAACAGTGAGCAAGGTGCAGCACGCTGCTACCAAGGTCATCATGGCGAGGAAG GTTATACACGTCGAAGCAAAGAACGAAGTAAGGAAACGAATTGTGCGAGAACTGCGCATCATGCACGACTGCAACTCGGACTACATTGTAGACTTTTACGGCGCTTTTCAAAATTCGTCCGGGGACGTGATAATGTGCATGGAGTACATGGATGTGGG TTCCCTTGACTGGGTTTCTCGAACATTTGGACCCGTCCGCGTGGACGTACTTGGAAAGATCTCAGAAGCCGTCCTCGGCGGCCTTGCCTACCTTTACAGCGCTCACCGCATCATGCACCGCGATCTCAAGCCTTCGAACATCCTCGTAAACTCAAAGGGAAACATCAAGCTGTGCGATTTCGGTGTCTCCAGTGAGCTAGAGGGGTCTATTGCCGAGACCTTTGTGGGTACAGGTACATACATGGCGCCGGAGCGGATACAAGGATCTCCATATACCGTTAAATCGGATGTATGGAGTGTGGGTCTCACATTGATGGAGCTGGCCATCGGAAAGTTCCCCTTTGCGGGGAGCGGAGATGACGACGAGGCGGGCGGTCCCCAGGGTATTCTCGATCTCCTCCAGCAGATTGTTCTGGAGCCTTCACCAAAGCTACCCAAGAGCGACGCCTTCCCATCGATCTTGGAGGATATGATTGCAAAGTGTCTGATGAAGGACCCTGCGGAGCGACCAACTCCCAAGGAACTATAC GAGCACGACGCCTTCCTCCAAGCCGCCAAACGCACTCCCGTCGACCTCGAAGCATGGGCCATATCCATGATCGAACACAACAAGCGCAAATCCCACCTCGCCCCTGCCGCACCCGCCGCTACCATCAAAGAGAAGCTCCGCGAGCGATCACCCCCCTCCAAGCGTGATTCAAACGACCCCAGACAAAGAGTCGCGAATGGCGATTCGGATGCCGCTCCCCGCCGTCCTTCACAATCCTCCCGCACAAACAGTACTTCTAGCGTCAACGTCATGAATCTACCTATGCGGCCGGCACCGCCTGTCGATGGCCCTGGCTCAAGACCCGGCTCAAGAGGTCCCGCGGCAAATGGACTGCCCGCGCAGCCCAGGAGGTGGAATAACGAAGTGCAATAA
- a CDS encoding Solute-trans-a domain containing protein, translating into MTARGLLERPKDPNICPAEDTQGPPIVPFIANLSFHQFAIILSAACGILSTIIIGTLVVLHSLSYSNPVQQRQIIRIISLVPWVALFSFLVVWHEAAGEYLAPSLDLGCSIALSSFLLFMCDLVLAHREGFDKLFGDGARARGSMNAKSPFWMKRVWYSVLQFIPVSIMLWIVTVATLVTDKYCKQSNSVHFAHIWLMILDACTTTLAILQSVSFYNKNKELLQKHQILLKLFTFKSVLGLNFFQSFVISLLAGHGKLRPNKYMTFHDINTGLASLILSCEMPIFAILMIVAFSPRPYKYQGGPAASPLNAILDACNISDLLSAFFRGPMRLVREQQRQILRQNSMRIELVSSYDSEERRESIGKVPVISTAS; encoded by the exons ATGACAGCCAGAGGCCTTCTAGAGCGGCCTAAAGACCCAAACATATGTCCCGCGGAAGACACTCAGGGCCCACCAATTGTTCCTTTCATCGCCAACCTCTCCTTCCATCAATTCGCAATAATACTATCCGCCGCCTGTGGGATCCTCAGTACAATCATAATCGGAACGCTGGTCGTACTACATTCTCTCAGCTATTCGAACCCGGTGCAACAACGACAGATTATTCGCATCATCTCCTTGGTACCATGGGTCGCTCTATTCTCCTTCCTAGTCGTATGGCATGAAGCAGCAGGAGAATATCTTGCCCCTTCTCTAGACCTTGGCTGCTCAATTGCGCTATCATCGTTTTTACTTTTCATGTGCGACCTTGTACTTGCACATCGGGAAGGATTTGATAAGTTGTTCGGAGACGGAGCGAGGGCCAGAGGATCAATGAATGCTAAGAGCCCGTTTTGGATGAAG CGGGTTTGGTACAGCGTACTCCAGTTTATTCCAGTGAGCATTATGTTGTGGATCGTTACGGTGGCCACATTGGTTACGGATAAATACTGCAAGCAGTCCAATAGTGTACATTTTGCCCACATCTGGCTCATGATATTGGATGCATGCACAACCACCCTCGCCATTCTGCAATCTGTTAGCTTCTACAACAAGAACAAGGAACTACTTCAGAAGCATCAAATTCTTCTGAAGCTTTTCACATTCAAATCAGTGCTTGGTCTCAACTTCTTCCAATCG TTTGTCATCTCTTTACTTGCAGGCCATGGCAAGCTCAGGCCTAACAAATACATGACCTTCCACGACATCAACACAGGCCTTGCCTCGCTCATCCTCTCTTGCGAAATGCCCATATTTGCCATCCTGATGATTGTTGCCTTTTCCCCAAGACCATACAAATACCAAGGTGGCCCTGCTGCTAGCCCTTTGAATGCAATCTTAGACGCGTGTAATATCTCGGATCTGCTATCGGCGTTCTTCCGTGGTCCTATGCGGTTGGTGAGGGAGCAGCAACGGCAAATTCTGAGGCAAAATAGCATGAGGATTGAGTTGGTGTCTTCTTACGATAGCGAGGAGAGGAGAGAAAGCATAGGAAAGGTACCGGTGATCAGCACGGCTTCCTAG
- a CDS encoding GroL, Chaperonin GroEL (HSP60 family) yields the protein MQAPVVVMNTQTPGGERQFGRKAQLSNITAAKTVADIIRSCLGPKAMLKMLLDPMGGIVLTNDGHAILREIEVAHPAAKSMIELSRTQDEEVGDGTTTVIILAGEILAQALPQLERNIHPVVIIQAFKKALADALEIISEIAVEVDVNDDEQMYKIINSSIGTKFVSRWSDLMCGLALKAVRTVSLDIGSGKKEVDIKRYARIEKIPGGEIEDSEVLDGVMVNKDITHPKMRRKIENPRVLLLDCTLEYKKGESQTNIEVSKEEDWNRILQIEEEQVKNMCDAIIALKPDLVITEKGVSDLAQHYLVKANITAIRRVRKTDNNRIARATGATIVNSVFSATASDIGTECGLFEISKIGDEYFTFLTKCKNPKACTIMLRGPSKDILNEIERNLHDAMGVARNVIWNPKLCPGGGATEMAIAVGLDRKGKLIEGVAQWPYKAVAEAMEVIPRTLIQNSGNSPIKVLTQLRAKHAEGYEDGKQTGSVWGIDGDAGKVVDMRTYNVWEPLAVKEQSVKTAVESACLLLRVDDIVAAKSAKQVSGPIGGGDD from the exons ATGCAGGCGCCAGTGGTGGTTATGA ACACGCAGACCCCGGGCGGGGAGCGGCAGTTTGGCCGCAAAGCTCAGCTATCCAACATCACAGCAGCCAAGACGGTCGCCGACATTATCAGATCATGTCTCGGCCCTAAGGCCATGCtgaagatgctgctcgacCCCATGGGCGGTATCGTCCTCACCAACGACGGTCACGCTATCCTTCGAGAGATTGAAGTCGCGCACCCGGCAGCCAAGAGCATGATTGAGCTCAGCAGGACACAGGACGAGGAGGTTGGCGATGGCACAACCACCGTCATCATATTAG CGGGAGAGATCCTCGCACAAGCTCTGCCCCAGCTTGAGCGCAACATCCACCCCGTCGTCATTATCCAGGCTTTCAAGAAGGCTCTCGCCGACGCGCTCGAGATCATCAGTGAAATCGCCGTCGAAGTCGACGTCAACGACGACGAGCAGATGTACAAGATTATCAACTCCTCAATTGGCACAAAGTTCGTCTCGCGATGGTCGGACCTGATGTGTGGCCTTGCCCTAAAGGCAGTCCGGACTGTCTCACTCGACATTGGGTCTGGCAAGAAGGAGGTCGACATCAAGCGCTACGCGCGTATTGAGAAGATTCCTGGAGGCGAaatcgaggatagtgaggTTCTGGACGGAGTCATGGTCAACAAAGACATTACACACCCCAAGATGAGGCGGAAGATCGAGAACCCCCGTGTTCTGCTTTTGGACTGCACATTGGAGTACAAGAAGGGCGAGAGCCAAACGAACATTGAAGTCAGCAAAGAGGAGGACTGGAACAGGATACTGCAAATCGAGGAGGAGCAGGTAAAGAACATGTGCGATGCTATCATCGCCCTCAAGCCCGACCTTGTCATCACTGAGAAGGGCGTGAGTG ATCTCGCACAGCACTACCTCGTAAAGGCCAATATTACCGCTATCCGCCGGGTCCGCAAGACCGACAACAACCGTATCGCTCGTGCAACAGGTGCGACGATCGTCAACTCCGTCTTCTCGGCAACCGCGTCAGACATTGGTACCGAGTGCGGTCTGTTCGAGATTTCCAAGATTGGCGACGAGTACTTCACCTTCCTTACAAAGTGCAAGAACCCCAAGGCTTGTACCATCATGCTTAGGGGTCCCTCAAAAGACATCCTGAACGAGATTGAGCGGAATCTACATGATGCCATGGGTGTGGCCAGGAACGTAATATGGAACCCCAAGCTGTGCCCAGGCGGTGGTGCCACGGAGATGGCCATCGCTGTCGGCCTGGACAGGAAAGGCAAGCTGATTGAGGGCGTTGCACAATGGCCGTACAAGGCTGTTGCCGAGGCCATGGAAGTCATCCCACGCACACTCATCCAAAACTCAGGAAACAGTCCGATCAAGGTGCTAACTCAACTACGTGCAAAGCACGCCGAGGGTTATGAGGACGGCAAGCAAACTGGAAGCGTCTGGGGTATCGACGGCGATGCGGGCAAGGTCGTCGATATGCGGACGTACAACGTATGGGAGCCTCTGGCGGTCAAGGAACAGAGTGTCAAGACTGCCGTTGAGAGCGCCTGTCTGCTATTGAGGGTTGACGACATTGTTGCCGCAAAATCGGCGAAGCAAGTGAGCGGTCCGATAGGGGGCGGTGATGATTAG
- a CDS encoding heterokaryon incompatibility protein, whose translation MMSSASFEEHNDGIDVEKLQKTYQDTIVVARKLDLRYLWIDKLCISQEDAAEWPRDSPRFTSVYSNTYIVLAATGSGTDNDGLSIFNATRSIIHAFRGSREDFTMSRPSDLLEPEPLSQHAWAFKNTYSPHES comes from the exons ATGATGAGCAGCGCGAGTTTTGAGGAACACAATGACGGTATTGACGTTGAAAAACTACAGAAGACATACCAAGACACGATTGTCGTTGCAAGGAAGCTAGACTTACGTTACCTTTGGATCGACAAGCTATG TATATCCCAGGAAGACGCCGCAGAATGGCCCCGCGACTCCCCTCGCTTCACATCTGTCTACTCAAACACATACATTGTCCTTGCTGCCACGGGCTCGGGAACGGACAACGATGGATTATCCATCTTCAACGCAACGCGAA GTATAATCCACGCATTCCGCGGCTCTCGCGAAGACTTCACCATGTCCAGACCTAGCGACCTCCTAGAACCCGAGCCACTAAGCCAACACGCCTGGGCCTTCAAGAACACATATTCGCCCCACGAATCCTAA